A genomic region of Thermotoga sp. Ku-13t contains the following coding sequences:
- a CDS encoding L-serine ammonia-lyase, iron-sulfur-dependent, subunit alpha — protein MTFSELLEMSRKAEQPFHEIALVAQMLEDGSDPSETRSKISLLLRTMLDIAESNYGKRQKTLVGLCGENAYLFSKHTPKFINQFVHVAMTAALSVSEANSAMKRIVACPTAGSCGVMHGVVYALAKVLSMEEERLVEGLIVAGVIGNIVARAASISGAQAGCQAEIGTAAAMASGMMVYVLTRDAEKSSHAAAICLKSLTGLVCDPIGGFVEVPCVKRNATAVAVAIAAAEMALAGVKSVVPFDEVVEAMAKVGKSLPEELRETGLGGIAATKTALKLLERFFSGGGVDEDRRGNNAER, from the coding sequence ATGACGTTCTCGGAACTTTTGGAAATGTCACGAAAGGCTGAACAACCCTTCCACGAAATTGCGCTGGTGGCGCAGATGCTTGAGGATGGTTCTGATCCGTCCGAAACCAGATCAAAAATTAGCCTGCTCTTACGCACCATGTTGGACATAGCTGAATCGAACTACGGCAAACGACAGAAGACCCTAGTTGGACTCTGTGGAGAGAACGCGTATCTGTTCTCAAAACATACCCCAAAGTTCATCAATCAGTTCGTGCACGTGGCGATGACCGCGGCTCTATCTGTTTCGGAAGCCAATTCTGCGATGAAGCGCATCGTTGCGTGCCCAACCGCTGGTTCGTGCGGTGTCATGCATGGCGTCGTCTATGCCCTGGCCAAGGTTCTCAGCATGGAGGAAGAAAGACTCGTCGAAGGACTCATTGTTGCAGGTGTCATAGGAAACATTGTTGCAAGGGCGGCTTCCATCTCCGGTGCCCAGGCTGGTTGTCAAGCGGAGATAGGTACGGCGGCCGCCATGGCCAGTGGAATGATGGTTTACGTTTTGACACGGGACGCCGAAAAATCTTCACATGCGGCTGCGATCTGTTTGAAATCTTTGACGGGCTTGGTCTGTGACCCTATAGGAGGTTTCGTGGAAGTTCCATGTGTCAAAAGGAATGCCACGGCCGTTGCTGTAGCGATTGCGGCCGCAGAGATGGCACTTGCAGGGGTCAAGAGCGTTGTACCTTTCGATGAAGTCGTCGAAGCGATGGCCAAGGTTGGCAAGTCGCTTCCCGAGGAGCTGAGAGAAACAGGCCTGGGTGGTATCGCAGCAACGAAAACAGCCCTAAAACTTCTTGAACGTTTTTTCAGTGGGGGTGGCGTGGATGAAGATAGGCGGGGAAATAACGCAGAGCGTTGA
- the sdaAB gene encoding L-serine ammonia-lyase, iron-sulfur-dependent subunit beta, with protein MGLLQVLGPVMVGPSSSHTLGAMRIARFARKFSSNLPSEVVFLLHGSFARTADGHGTKKALLAGILDLDYDDEGIAESYELAHRLGLKFSFESVDLRDVHPNTVRIRFLSDEWHEIEGCSIGGGSIKITKVDEVECELGWNYDTLIILNKDEPGALTKILSCIEANIANLYLRRINILQQLAVTILELDESRYDAERLSKLDVVLKHYFVPKDRLLGVSGA; from the coding sequence TTGGGCTTGCTCCAGGTTCTGGGACCCGTGATGGTTGGGCCTTCCAGTTCTCACACGCTCGGTGCCATGCGGATCGCTCGTTTCGCAAGGAAGTTTTCTTCGAATCTGCCGAGTGAGGTCGTCTTTTTGCTGCACGGGTCTTTCGCCAGGACTGCTGATGGGCATGGAACTAAGAAGGCCTTGCTTGCAGGAATTCTGGATTTAGACTACGACGATGAGGGGATTGCGGAATCCTACGAATTGGCACACCGACTGGGATTGAAGTTCAGCTTTGAAAGCGTCGATCTCAGGGACGTTCATCCCAACACGGTGCGTATCAGGTTCCTCAGCGATGAGTGGCACGAGATAGAAGGTTGTTCCATCGGTGGTGGTAGCATAAAGATAACGAAGGTGGATGAAGTGGAGTGTGAACTTGGATGGAATTACGATACGCTGATAATTCTCAACAAGGACGAACCTGGGGCATTGACGAAGATTCTGTCCTGCATCGAAGCGAACATAGCGAACCTCTATCTCAGAAGGATCAACATTCTTCAGCAGCTGGCGGTGACGATCCTGGAGCTTGACGAATCGAGATACGATGCAGAAAGACTTAGCAAACTGGATGTCGTGCTGAAACATTACTTCGTTCCAAAGGATAGGCTGTTGGGAGTCAGTGGAGCATGA
- a CDS encoding DUF2804 domain-containing protein translates to MKIGGEITQSVDLCVGWGRLNPNALGWSRRPLVRANLKDHFLRKKKWNYWAVANRNCLFSVTVCNLDYLGTVFAYFLDFNSKDFVEESVTTPFGKGCSLPQTPYESLSFESKKMRVRFEADHEKVIISTTVPYTRLGRIDAQIKVYWADHESLTVVVPWSWRRFQLTTKCVGLPAEGTLLVGNRIYEFNVSDSFATLDFGRGVWKYITSWNWSSFSTTVKDRVVGVNLGGKWTDGTGTNENAVFVDGKLHKLNSDVVFEYDKKDLFKPWHIYTKSSDEIELEFQPFFERIARSNFVLISSEMHQMIGKFKGFVRDTDRNLYIIEDAIGWAEDHEARW, encoded by the coding sequence ATGAAGATAGGCGGGGAAATAACGCAGAGCGTTGATCTTTGCGTCGGCTGGGGACGACTCAATCCCAACGCACTCGGTTGGAGCAGAAGGCCACTGGTTCGAGCGAACCTGAAGGATCACTTTCTCAGAAAAAAGAAATGGAACTACTGGGCCGTGGCGAACAGGAACTGTCTTTTCTCAGTCACGGTGTGCAATCTGGATTATCTGGGTACGGTGTTTGCCTATTTTCTCGATTTCAACAGTAAAGATTTTGTCGAAGAATCCGTCACAACGCCTTTTGGAAAAGGTTGTTCACTGCCACAGACACCGTACGAAAGTCTATCGTTCGAATCGAAAAAGATGCGTGTCAGGTTTGAGGCCGATCACGAGAAGGTGATTATAAGCACCACGGTTCCGTATACGCGTTTGGGTAGAATCGACGCGCAAATAAAAGTTTACTGGGCTGACCATGAATCTCTGACGGTAGTCGTACCGTGGTCCTGGCGGAGGTTTCAACTGACCACCAAGTGTGTCGGATTGCCCGCTGAAGGTACATTGCTGGTCGGAAACAGGATTTATGAATTCAATGTGAGCGATTCTTTTGCAACGCTCGATTTTGGGAGAGGTGTCTGGAAGTACATAACTTCCTGGAACTGGTCAAGTTTTTCCACCACGGTGAAGGATCGCGTTGTGGGTGTGAATCTCGGCGGAAAATGGACCGATGGAACCGGCACAAACGAAAATGCAGTTTTCGTGGATGGAAAGTTGCACAAACTGAACAGCGACGTCGTTTTTGAGTATGACAAGAAAGATCTGTTCAAGCCCTGGCACATATACACGAAATCCAGCGACGAAATAGAACTGGAATTCCAACCGTTTTTTGAAAGGATTGCTAGGAGCAATTTCGTGCTGATCTCCTCTGAGATGCACCAGATGATAGGTAAGTTCAAAGGTTTCGTCAGGGACACGGATCGTAACCTCTACATCATCGAAGATGCCATCGGCTGGGCAGAGGACCACGAAGCCCGCTGGTGA